In one Notolabrus celidotus isolate fNotCel1 chromosome 1, fNotCel1.pri, whole genome shotgun sequence genomic region, the following are encoded:
- the LOC117817326 gene encoding nuclear factor 7, brain-like isoform X1: MASRFAEELSCPVCHDIFREPVLLSCTHSFCKGCLQTWWRRKQTLECPVCMTVSSKAFPPINRVLKNLCEAYLLERDQTPSGDICSLHSERLKLFCLDHQQPVCVICRDSEQHTDHTFRPINEAAEQHKKKLQETLELLKEKLKFFKQAKVRFDQTAEHIQDQARCTEKQIKRQFKMLRKFLKKEEEARLSALREEEEQKSQRMKERMEALSREIAALSDSVRATEDELRAGDVSFLKNYKAAVERAQQRPLLEDPQLHSGALIDVAKHLGNLSFNIWNKIKDVVSYSPVILDPNTAHPNLIVSVKLNSVSIGEIQMLPLNPERFDCLVSVLGSESFDSGTHSWNVHVGDSTGWTLGVIAESFKMKGNNQTRHWRLGFGAGHYSIRSSPNPPTVIAVQKKLQRIRVNLDCDRRTLSFSDPDDDTHIYAFTNIFTMKLFPFINTVDGLKLLPSKVSVNVQPSS; this comes from the coding sequence ATGGCTTCCAGATTTGCGGAAGAGCTCAGCTGTCCGGTCTGTCATGACATCTTCAGAGAACCTGTCCTTCTGTCGTGCACCCACAGCTTCTGTAAAGGCTGTCTGCAGACCTGGTGGAGACGGAAACAAACACTTGAATGTCCAGTTTGTATGACAGTTTCTTCAAAGGCATTTCCACCTATAAATCGAGTCCTTAAGAATCTGTGTGAGGCCTACTTGTTGGAGAGAGATCAGACTCCTTCAGGAGATATCTGCAGTCTGCACTCTGAGAGACTCAAACTCTTCTGTCTGGACCATCAACAGCcggtgtgtgtcatctgcagagATTCAGAACAACATACTGACCACACATTCAGACCCATCAATGAAGCGGCAGAACAACACAAGAAGAAACTTCAAGAAACTCTGGAGCTATTGAAGGAAAAGTTAAAATTTTTTAAACAAGCTAAAGTGAGGTTTGATCAAACTGCAGAACACATTCAGGACCAGGCTAGATGCACGGAGAAGCAGATTAAGAGGCAGTTTAAGATGCTCCGCAAGTTTctgaaaaaagaagaggaggccaGACTGTCTgctctgagggaggaagaggagcagaagagtcagaggatgaaggagaggatggaggctCTGAGCAGAGAGATAGCAGCTCTTTCAGACTCAGTCAGAGCCACAGAGGACGAGCTGAGAGCTGGAGATGTCTCATTCCTGAAAAACTACAAGGCTGCAGTGGAAAGAGCCcagcagcgccccctgctggaggaCCCACAGCTGCACTCAGGAGCTCTGATAGATGTGGCCAAACACCTGGGCAACCTGAGCTTCAACATCTGGAACAAGATCAAGGACGTGGTCTCCTACAGTCCTGTGATTCTGGATCCAAACACTGCTCATCCAAACCTCATTGTGTCTGTAAAGCTGAACAGTGTGAGTATAGGTGAGATTCAGATGCTCCCTCTTAATCCAGAGAGGTTTGATTGTCTTGTCTCTGTCCTGGGCTCTGAGAGTTTTGACTCAGGGACTCACAGCTGGAATGTCCATGTGGGAGACAGTACAGGATGGACTCTGGGTGTGATTGCAGAATCTTTCAAAATGAAGGGAAATAATCAAACCAGACACTGGAGATTAGGGTTTGGCGCAGGTCACTACTCAATAAGATCATCACCGAATCCACCCACCGTTATTGCAGTGCAAAAGAAGCTCCAAAGGATCAGAGTTAACCTGGACTGTGACAGAagaactctgtctttctctgatcctgatgatgacacacacatatacgccTTTACAAACATTTTCACTATGAAACTGTTTCCATTCATTAACACTGTGGATGGACTAAAGTTATTACCTTCAAAGGTCAGTGTGAATGTGCAACCAAGCAGTTAG
- the LOC117817326 gene encoding nuclear factor 7, brain-like isoform X2 → MTVSSKAFPPINRVLKNLCEAYLLERDQTPSGDICSLHSERLKLFCLDHQQPVCVICRDSEQHTDHTFRPINEAAEQHKKKLQETLELLKEKLKFFKQAKVRFDQTAEHIQDQARCTEKQIKRQFKMLRKFLKKEEEARLSALREEEEQKSQRMKERMEALSREIAALSDSVRATEDELRAGDVSFLKNYKAAVERAQQRPLLEDPQLHSGALIDVAKHLGNLSFNIWNKIKDVVSYSPVILDPNTAHPNLIVSVKLNSVSIGEIQMLPLNPERFDCLVSVLGSESFDSGTHSWNVHVGDSTGWTLGVIAESFKMKGNNQTRHWRLGFGAGHYSIRSSPNPPTVIAVQKKLQRIRVNLDCDRRTLSFSDPDDDTHIYAFTNIFTMKLFPFINTVDGLKLLPSKVSVNVQPSS, encoded by the coding sequence ATGACAGTTTCTTCAAAGGCATTTCCACCTATAAATCGAGTCCTTAAGAATCTGTGTGAGGCCTACTTGTTGGAGAGAGATCAGACTCCTTCAGGAGATATCTGCAGTCTGCACTCTGAGAGACTCAAACTCTTCTGTCTGGACCATCAACAGCcggtgtgtgtcatctgcagagATTCAGAACAACATACTGACCACACATTCAGACCCATCAATGAAGCGGCAGAACAACACAAGAAGAAACTTCAAGAAACTCTGGAGCTATTGAAGGAAAAGTTAAAATTTTTTAAACAAGCTAAAGTGAGGTTTGATCAAACTGCAGAACACATTCAGGACCAGGCTAGATGCACGGAGAAGCAGATTAAGAGGCAGTTTAAGATGCTCCGCAAGTTTctgaaaaaagaagaggaggccaGACTGTCTgctctgagggaggaagaggagcagaagagtcagaggatgaaggagaggatggaggctCTGAGCAGAGAGATAGCAGCTCTTTCAGACTCAGTCAGAGCCACAGAGGACGAGCTGAGAGCTGGAGATGTCTCATTCCTGAAAAACTACAAGGCTGCAGTGGAAAGAGCCcagcagcgccccctgctggaggaCCCACAGCTGCACTCAGGAGCTCTGATAGATGTGGCCAAACACCTGGGCAACCTGAGCTTCAACATCTGGAACAAGATCAAGGACGTGGTCTCCTACAGTCCTGTGATTCTGGATCCAAACACTGCTCATCCAAACCTCATTGTGTCTGTAAAGCTGAACAGTGTGAGTATAGGTGAGATTCAGATGCTCCCTCTTAATCCAGAGAGGTTTGATTGTCTTGTCTCTGTCCTGGGCTCTGAGAGTTTTGACTCAGGGACTCACAGCTGGAATGTCCATGTGGGAGACAGTACAGGATGGACTCTGGGTGTGATTGCAGAATCTTTCAAAATGAAGGGAAATAATCAAACCAGACACTGGAGATTAGGGTTTGGCGCAGGTCACTACTCAATAAGATCATCACCGAATCCACCCACCGTTATTGCAGTGCAAAAGAAGCTCCAAAGGATCAGAGTTAACCTGGACTGTGACAGAagaactctgtctttctctgatcctgatgatgacacacacatatacgccTTTACAAACATTTTCACTATGAAACTGTTTCCATTCATTAACACTGTGGATGGACTAAAGTTATTACCTTCAAAGGTCAGTGTGAATGTGCAACCAAGCAGTTAG